The DNA sequence GAAGCAGAAGAGAATCTTGGCTAGATTCTCTGTCTGTGTTCCGGTTGGATTCGAGCTCCATTGTCACTCTTTTCATGTACATCTTGGCTAGAGTCATGGAAGCCTGCTTTATCTGCATGAATTGTGTATTTATTTCATCAAGTTTTATAATTGCAGCTTTGAAGTTTACTATATGAGTGTGAAATTTGTGAATACACTTTACTGTTACTAATCTACAAAGTTAACAATTGAAGGAACAATATCTTCCAAGATAAGAAATGATATATCTCTAGATAAAGGAAAATACATGTTATTTGAGATAATCACTAACTATAACTATTCCACTACTACCAGAGTAATGATAACTCTAAAGCAAACCATTTACCATGTCAATCTTTGTTCTCACTTCAGagtaaaaatatgttaaaaataaatttaccttGCTCATTATCCCCGAATCAAGCATCCAAGCGGTTGGAATGTTGTATGCTTGGTACGAACGCATGACAGAATTTCGCAGCTTGATTAGCCTCTGTATGCTCAGTTCAGACCTATCACAATGAGATGAAATAAGGCATAAGAAGATTCTTAAATAAGAATACTATTATCTTGTCATAACTCTTACTTGTCTAAGAGGCTGGCCATTTTTTTCAAGGCAGCTCCACATGGAATGTCGGGGTCGTCCTTGTAGGAGGAGATCTCCTGTTCTAATAGCTTAAGCTCCCGATACTCAACTGCAGCCTCTCGCATCGCATCGGCTTTCTTCTCAGGCCACTTGAAATGTTTCAAGACAGCACGCTCATCCACCTGTAGAATACATAAAATAAAGCCAGTAAGAAGCAAAGTAGAAAAATTCTATCCATTTTCAAATATTACAATCCTTGATTTCCAAGTCAGAAATCACAAGACACTAAACTGTTGCACCAAGGCTCACCCTCTCGGAAATTCTCagaaattctattaaaaaaatgattttatagtaattataataacttaaaaatgaCAACATAAAGAAAGCTATTGGCCCACCAGATCAATAATTTTCTGAGAAACGTACCAGTGAGGATAGTTCACCATCAAGCCAATCAACAAACTTTAAGACTTCTTCAATGTCCATGTAGGCTGCATCTTCCACCTTTTTGATAAGGTCATTGATGAACTCCCCTTTTGTTTCAATGTCTACCCTTATCTGGAAAGTATGGTAATTCATTAGTCATCAACTAGCAATACATAATTTTGAAGTGAAAGAAGAAATAGGAACTAGAAAGTGTAATAATCACACAATACTTAACTGCTAAAAGATGAGCTGAACGGTTCTGAATTTCTCCCACAATGCTACTGTGTGCACTAATAGCTACCGGTTGCGGATGATTCAGAGGCCCTTTTATGTCTCTCTTCATATCATGATTCTTTAAGGAGTGAAATAATTCAACAAGTGGTGGGGCCTTTTGGGCGCTAGCTAACTTTGCTAAAGGCCGAGACGGCATTGATGGTGGCAGCGGAGGTGGAGGAGGTGGTGGCAAGCACTGGTTTGGTGGAGACTTTCTCTCTATACTTTTGGATTCATTATTGACATGAATTGTTGCTGTTGGAGACGGTATTGAAGAAGCTTTACGAAAAATCGCTTCAGGAGTGGCTTCTTTTTTCACTTTAGACCTTTCCAATTTGTCAGCAATGAGTTTCTGTATGTCTTTGAATTTGGGGCTCTGGTGTTCTCCAATTGCCTCCTTCTTCATTCAGCAAAAACCAATCAAGTTCATAAAAACATACATGTATTATCTCATTTTTGTTCCACCATATATGAATTGAAAGTTAAAACCATTGAACTAAAGAAACTATTTCAGATAGTGATTGATGACTCTTAACACATGGATTAACCACCCTTTATATcataaagagaaaaacaagaaaagtaacCCTGAATTATGACACATTCCATGCTTTTTGAGGTAAAACACATCAAAACAAAACAAACCAATCAaagtttctcataccttgccactGGTACCAACAGCTGCTACCATCTTAGCTTCAGCAGCAGCAAGATCCTCACTGAGCTTCTTGTTCTTGGATTCAAGCTCCACATTCAAACCCTTAACTCTATCCAACTCAGCCTTCAAGGCCACCACCTCAGACTTCAAATCCTTGATCAAATTCTCACTCACCTCAAGCTTCTCCGGcaactctttctccttcttcttcacaaCACCATCAGCTTCATCTTCAATTCTCCTACTCAACCCTGAATCCCCAATCACCTTTCTCCTTGGCCTAGCAAACTGTTCCACACTACCATGCTGGCTCCTCACAAAACGACCAACAACAACCTTAGCTTCCTCAACTGCTTTCTGAGACCCTAAAACCACGACCTCTTCATTTGGCTTAGCCTTATTGCTCAACACAACACCCCTTTTGGCCTTTGAATTGTTCTTCAGGTCTGGTGGCACTGACTTAGCTCTTTTCGATGAAACAACCGGCACAACCCCATTAACAACAGATTCAGGTGGTGTCTTTGGAGATTCTCTAGCCTTATAAGAACCCCTCAAACGTGTTGTTGGTGATGGTGATGAACTATGCAGGGACCTATCATTGTGCTGCTTTGACAAGAAACTCCTTGCTGTTGTAGGTGGCGATGGTGGGGGTGGTGGTGAAGGTGAAAGTGAAGGTTGCATTTTCTGCTTCATTATTTCTGTTTCAGTCAAATTGGGTCTGAAAGAGGAACACAAAAAGTTTCAAACTTGAATGGTTGACAGAAGGAAAAAGCACAAAAGCAATGACCTTTGTGATTGTGCTTGTGTTGGGGTGGTTACTGAGTTGTAGCAGAGAAAAATTCAGAAAATTCAGAAAAGACAGAAACTTTATGCGACACCCGTGTGTGAATAGAACCGAACAAGGATGAGACAATCAAAGGATGTTATGTTATGGGGTCTCCATGGATGGTTTCAAGTTTCAAGTTTCAAGTTTCAACCTTTGAACCTTGTTTAAGTGACCCACACAATACAAAGTACCACTGTGTAATAAAAGGGGAAGagctttgttttcttctcttatttttcttttttttttcataattgcaGTTTCGCATTGacttagaattatttaattaaaatgacactaaaataaataaataattcaccTGTTCATCTTCTTCTACATGAGGAAACCTTgctgatttttaaatttgttactcCTAAAGGCAATGTGAACAGACACGGTGACCCATAGTGCATAGTTGGATATTGCTAGAAAAAGAGGCAGAAAATTCCACTTATTCTTTCTGTCTTATTCTGCATGGCACAATAGCACATGATCCCActccaatatttatttatttatttttatttaatttatatttgcaATCTAATCACCTTTGTTGCACTTCTATGCCATTTTTCTCTTGTTTATaactttatattattaaattttaatttattacattttttaaactaaagaaaaagacctTCCATTCGGATGTAAATGCAAATTTAAGATGAAGAAAATTACCAATGTGTGAAAAGGAATATACAAATTCTTAAAATAGTGAAAAATATACATTATTGTCTCTTTCTCCTTATAAAACTCACAAAAATCACtgagaaaatatttaatttggttcCTAAAGTTATACTCGAGTctcaatttagtttttaaaatttcaattgttttaatttagtctctaaatTTTTCAATTGATTCTGTGACGGAAATCACTACAGAAACTAACgtgactaaaatttaaaaaatttagagactAAATTGAGACAATTAAAACTTTAAAGACTAAATTAAGGCTCGAACGTAATTCCAGGGACCAAATTAAACAAGTAccaatattaataataacaataataaatccaACTTGcacataattaattatttctatccctttcatttttcattgttttAATGAATTAACATTTTGATTATACTATGTGACCTGAAATGTAGGACACTGGACAGCAATTAGCAGTTGTAAATGAGTGTCCAATTAGTTCTATAGGGCAAATCCAGGTAACAGCCTAACTATTAATGATGATTGCAATATAATGACTGAAGTGGAAATGGGTCCCAAAAGTATAAGCCATTGTTTTTTAGTGCAAATGAGAAGaatttttcaattgttgttgGGCCCTCAAATTGGCAATTACTCTCCATGTGAAATCAATATCTTTGGATTACTTCATATATAGTATCCAATCCAGTGTGGTGTTCATGAGTTTGGAGCTTCATCATTATCATTAGTTGGTATATTATTCTTAAATCAAATACTAACTTTAATTATTTCAGATACTAATAAGGTGTGTCTTCTAAGGTGAAATTTGTTTCAAGTGTTGTCTTGTTTCAACTGTGGACAGAACACATTGTATTCCAAACGGTTgtttgatttggtgaattattttCTAAAGCAGGTAACCGTTAAACCAAGTATATTTGATTTCAAGACAAGTTTGATCAAAGGTTTTGTCTAGCATTTTTAGCTTAATTTTGATTGGTTACTTAATAAATAACCAACTCATTTTGATTGGTTTTCAtcgagtttaattttgatttattaattaGTAATATTATTTTATCAACTCATTTTAGAATAGCTATTtagaaaattaacataatatgtTAGTTACTTACTTACTTTGACAaacatatacaaattaaattataaagtaaagtattattttaggtTATAAAATCTTAGTTAATAAGTCTTAATTTAAAATGTTATACTTTTgtcacaaatattttattttattttattttattttttggttaaaattaaaatttatttttctaaaaatactctttctctctttttttttttactattttttcttttaaattactaCAACTATCACTATAATAACTATAATTATGCTTTTTGTTGtcatataaaagaaaattataatagaaaaaatatatttaaaataaaaatttaatttaaactagataactaaaataaaataaaatatataagacATTTGATAAGAATAGAGTATTTTAAATGTTAAGAATGAAATTATGATCTAATTTAAATGCTAAAGAATAAAAGAGTATTTTATCttaaattatgtatttataataataatctaAAAGTGTGGGTCATGTATGAGCAATGCAATttcgtattttttaaataatttaataataatattacttGTTAATGAACTATAACTCAATGGTATAGTTTTTTTATACTCATGTAGAAGTTATGAATTTGAgtcttattcttaattttagataataataataataataataataataataataataataataataataataataataatacttaaaGCAAAAACCAAATTCATATATGTATTGGGAAGAGAATGGTTTGATTAGGGCTGAAGGGAAGAGAATGTGACTTATAAGCCTAGAAATGATTATCTTTTTAATAAGGGATATGGATACCTAAGCCTTAAATGTCATAATCAAAATTTATAGGAGTCGGTTTGTGTCCTATTCTTTTCCTTATCTTACTCGGGTAACTACCATTTCTATGGAGCATGGACCACtaattcaatcaaaacacatacaaAGGAATCAAAGACAAAGAAAGCAAATGAGCTAAGATATTCAAGGATTTGTTGgaagagttaaagcagaaatttgACATATTTTTTGGCAGACTAGTCTATATATATGATGACTCATGAGTGATGAACATGGCCTTCAGTGCATTATTGTGATCAAAGAAAGGACATGTATATCAACAAACAACAAAGATTTTGTTATACGGctccaaaaataattaaaataccttATCATTTAATTTCTAGGGGGTGCTTCTAATATTATTCAGAAAATGTTAGGACGAATAGTTTTTAGTAATTTTGATCATTTATGATcggtataaatattaaattatttttaataaataaattttattaatttatatgtataaattctaataaatataataaattagattaatttatatatatataaattttaataaatataagtgtaaattaagtgtttatgtatataaattgttGTAAATATAggtataaattattgttaattaaatattgataaaaaataataatatttattaattatgtaatattattgTATGTTAATATTTAATCAGACATTATTGTCATGCAATAAGATTTGCATGTGTTAAAACTTTATGTAACATTTGTTTTGAATAACTAAAATTGAGATGGAGAGACAATGACTTAATACTAAGACTTAGTATTAGTATTGTGTTTAGTAGCTAAAGACTacaattaaaatttcagtctcctgatacaaaatttcagtttttttaatatttttaaaaacagaaatagaaattttaataatattttttttaaaaaattttctcattcaatttttaaattttttattatattcctttttttaaattaggactttttttctctttcatcactctcctcctccttcttcttttcttcctcttctctgcttttattttctttaaatggATATTTTTTCGTATTCACATTTTTATTGTAATCTTGTTGCCTCGCTCTTAAcatcaacttcttcttcttctattgctGTCGCAATCGTAGTTGCAAATTACCTTCAAATTCGGTGGTTATGTCAGCAGTTCACACAcgactctctttcttttttcatatGTCTCTATAAAttctatctcttttctttttttttttctcgatgtcataaagaaaaaaattatagtttTGTCTCAAATTTGATTTGTGTGTgatcatatttaatattttagaattttaacttTACAAGCTCAATTTGAATTTACCATAATTATTGTGTGTACAATTgtatataattagttatttgtgagcTTGTGTCTTATTATacctcaaaaatttaattttttttatcaatggtTTTAGTTTTTTCATCAATACTTTAAGTGTTTTATTATGCCTCtatttttatattctttaattaatagagacaatttttataattttttattttattttttatatttatctttaatcaaacataatattaaaatagaattagTTCAGTATACAATTacacaatacaaaaatttaatttaatctttatcttttattttttgttttacaaTTTTTATCTCTTAATTTTAGTCTTTCTTCTAAACACATGCTTAAGAATATTTGTAAAAGTtgtctaaaataattttatatatatatatatatatatatatatatatacatttaaaagcattgaaatttttaaaaagatattgtaTTAAATATCTTAACAATagcaattttaatttctataaataaaagtactttttttaaaaataatatagaagataatgcatgaaaaatttagattataagtttataacaaaTACatgaaaaattatactaaaaaatatgTTGTCACGCAAATCATGGTAAGCCTAGGATCAAGAAGCACTTTTGTGAAAAAAGAATTTCCACACACAAAAAGATGTGCGTCTCAACTCTCAAGTCTCAATAATATCATCCAATGGTATATATAcatttgctttcctttactttaggaGTGGTGTTAGCAAATTCCAACAATAATTAATAGTTATGGtgctaataatatattaattaataattgatagCAGCATATATTTTACTCTTCAATTAATTTACGGTTTAaaggaaaagatagataaaaTGTTAATTACTATAATTTGCATCAAAAGACACAAAAATGAAGTGGGTATCTTGAGCCAGACACTAATTCCTTGCTTAACGTTTCTTAaagcagaaaaaataaataatctcaCTGTGTAAGGATGTTTTTTTATTagtgaaaattcaggtgaagtcgacttcacgtgaagttgacatttgagaatcgttagataatttgactgatttaactaaatttttatctaacgactttcagatatcaacttcaaaTGAAGTCAACTGTACTGAGTTTTCAGCTTCTTTATTACTTTAATAAACATAGAAGTCGGAGATAGAATTCAAGTGTTTGTCTCTTGGGGGGACTAAAGAAGACATATATACAATGCAAATTCATCATCCACTTGCTTGTTAAAGTTAAACCGATGCATGGTGCACACATGTTAAAGAATCTAGCCAGGTAGGGTCTTTTTTTGTATATTAtcctctctttaatttttgctatACATTGTTATACGGACAAGTTacgtaaataaattatttaaaaattaaatttatgtaaATATAATCTTTAAAAACAGATTATATTCTTgtcttaaattaattttatgtaaattgTTAccttttataatagtttaatttattatctaCACATAATTCATTATACGGATTATATTCAAAACACACACAATCATAGTCTATTGCGATTTAGGACCAAATGGTGAAACATAATTCACTAGAGACGGTGATTATCATCTTTATAAACCGTTACTCacgtattgaatttttttaataaaataatttttttaagttaaataatttcataatcttatattaaattttgatttaattattctattaatttctataattttatcaaatttttaattaagttattatatttttttttagttgagttcCTATATTATCAGTTTTGTAATTAAGTCTCTACTGTGACAAAAAGATtataattaacagaatattttgttTAACTATACAGAATATTAAATCAAGTGTTAGGTAACGTTTTTATCATGATaatgacttaattacaaaatctaatacgatataagaattcaataaaaaaaaatataaagacctaattaaaaattcaataaaattatagaaactgacagaataattaaattttaaattttttataataaaaatttaaaatttaatttttattatttaaataaaatttaagatatataaaaataaaaatataatttttacataatttatGTAGAATAACATGTGATATTGATGTATCTAATAATAGATAGGTGTATAATATGtactaactatatatatatatatatatatatatatatatatatatatatatatatatatatatattatgttgaaTTAACTATAAATTCTATTTAGATCGCttgatttaaatttatttaatctaAAAATCCATACACACATGTCttatccattttttaaaaaatgttaggataattctcaaaaaataattttgtaactTATTTTAGATGTAATTATTTAATGTTACgaaattatattgttatattataacattttttatttttttagaatacaTTATAAAACTATCACATTTTTAAGTGTAAAATGaatattcttataaatatttagaGTCATCTTCTAACTATAATATAAGTAAGAAAAATTGGAGTATATCTCTTAAAATTACTCATAGAATATATGTTAACGTACTCTAATTAATATAAGATTTAATGtactatacaaaataaaaaatgatataatgtaataataattttatcacattaaatagttatatctaaaataaattataaaattatattttaagaatggtcctaacattttttaaaatagaaaaaacataTGTAtgaattttttacttaaataaattgacATCAAGTGATTTAAATAAGATTTATAGCTAACTCAAcatgatttatgtatatatttcaATAGTTAGTACATACTACacatctatattattattattattattattattattattattattattattattatagctgATTATATTTTATCATTTGGTCATAAATTTGTGACAGATACAgcaataatttatgttttatattttttatttataatgtcCGATACGGTGTAACTGATTTTGACAGTATTTGAAATAGATTATATAATCTGTTTTCAAAAGTTACATTTGTATAATTTgatctttaaataatttatttatataacttGTTCTTGATATACATAATGAAAATATGAaaacctatttttatttaattcttttattttttttaaaatatgcttttaataattaaatacattAACTACTCTTTTCCTCAATTATTTCTTTTGTAACTTTTATTAGTcagtatttttatatgaaattatattaattaaatattatatgtatgaaaGTATATTTAATCTAATATAGCAAACCTTTAACAATTATGGTAAATCTGATTGGTAAGAAAGGCTTAGGCATCTAAAGGTAGAATTATTCCTTCAACAAATATGGTAGAGATAATAAGGATAAGTATGCGTGAAAAAAGATGAgattcttgaattttttttttttttttttgttttttatgttttaataattctattaaagttgaaattttctattttttactataatttttgTTTGTAgtttaaattaaactaattttcagTAATGAAATTGCataatttgacaaaaaaaagtatatttaatctaataaatataaaaacaaaacaaaataaaaaattactatttaattatatattttgcatTTAATCTAATgaatattatgtttttttttattttattttactaaagaTAGGAAGGCTCAAACTCATAATCTTtaagtgaatataaaaaaatatgttattttaaattataattcattGGCCTAATGAATATCATAAGTTCCTAAAAGATATTcaatcctatatatatattacaattcTTAATTAAAGAAAAGAGATAACAATACTAAAAAAAGTTGtaataatattcaataaatatatcCAACATTTTGTCATTGTGTATTTAAAAGACTAAAGAATTTATTATATAGACGACATATTAcattggaatttttttattaacccTTAATTTATATACGTGTCACTTTAATGTGTAAATATTAAAAGATAgtaaaaaatacacaaaacagtAATAAATATATATCTATAATAATATACTTTGATTTTATAAACACTAAACGGTGTAATATTACATATATGTATtggatattaaaatattttaagtaccttttattataatttatcttttagctaagaactgataaaatattatttagatatctttattttaaaaattaaaataacaataaatttttaaatttaaccttTTTATATTAATTAGCTAGATCAAATATGAACGTATTTATTGATGACTTCACAACAAAAAAGAAtgttataataaaaactaaaaaaaaatgttaaataattattttggcTAGTTATTTATTTACATAAGGAGTATATTAAGAAGAGAAAACAGAAGTTAAATGAGAGAGATGTGACAATATATAGCAATTTTGGGTTTGAAAGTAGTCTCTTCCTAAAATGCCAAGTATTTTGACATTTTGATTAAAAGGTTTTGTTAAGAGGTCTTGTTACAAGTTTAGTTAGCTAGTGTAAATGctttttattaaaaatctaaaaa is a window from the Arachis hypogaea cultivar Tifrunner chromosome 1, arahy.Tifrunner.gnm2.J5K5, whole genome shotgun sequence genome containing:
- the LOC112707211 gene encoding INCREASED PETAL GROWTH ANISOTROPY 1-like protein 2 isoform X2, coding for MQYCSEIFIRNFLGRPNLTETEIMKQKMQPSLSPSPPPPPSPPTTARSFLSKQHNDRSLHSSSPSPTTRLRGSYKARESPKTPPESVVNGVVPVVSSKRAKSVPPDLKNNSKAKRGVVLSNKAKPNEEVVVLGSQKAVEEAKVVVGRFVRSQHGSVEQFARPRRKVIGDSGLSRRIEDEADGVVKKKEKELPEKLEVSENLIKDLKSEVVALKAELDRVKGLNVELESKNKKLSEDLAAAEAKMVAAVGTSGKEAIGEHQSPKFKDIQKLIADKLERSKVKKEATPEAIFRKASSIPSPTATIHVNNESKSIERKSPPNQCLPPPPPPPLPPSMPSRPLAKLASAQKAPPLVELFHSLKNHDMKRDIKGPLNHPQPVAISAHSSIVGEIQNRSAHLLAIRVDIETKGEFINDLIKKVEDAAYMDIEEVLKFVDWLDGELSSLVDERAVLKHFKWPEKKADAMREAAVEYRELKLLEQEISSYKDDPDIPCGAALKKMASLLDKSELSIQRLIKLRNSVMRSYQAYNIPTAWMLDSGIMSKIKQASMTLAKMYMKRVTMELESNRNTDRESSQDSLLLQGVHFAYRAHQFAGGLDSETLCAFEEIRQRVPGHLAAGSRELLAGIPMAITMKSH
- the LOC112707211 gene encoding INCREASED PETAL GROWTH ANISOTROPY 1-like protein 2 isoform X3 yields the protein MNRPNLTETEIMKQKMQPSLSPSPPPPPSPPTTARSFLSKQHNDRSLHSSSPSPTTRLRGSYKARESPKTPPESVVNGVVPVVSSKRAKSVPPDLKNNSKAKRGVVLSNKAKPNEEVVVLGSQKAVEEAKVVVGRFVRSQHGSVEQFARPRRKVIGDSGLSRRIEDEADGVVKKKEKELPEKLEVSENLIKDLKSEVVALKAELDRVKGLNVELESKNKKLSEDLAAAEAKMVAAVGTSGKKEAIGEHQSPKFKDIQKLIADKLERSKVKKEATPEAIFRKASSIPSPTATIHVNNESKSIERKSPPNQCLPPPPPPPLPPSMPSRPLAKLASAQKAPPLVELFHSLKNHDMKRDIKGPLNHPQPVAISAHSSIVGEIQNRSAHLLAIRVDIETKGEFINDLIKKVEDAAYMDIEEVLKFVDWLDGELSSLVDERAVLKHFKWPEKKADAMREAAVEYRELKLLEQEISSYKDDPDIPCGAALKKMASLLDKSELSIQRLIKLRNSVMRSYQAYNIPTAWMLDSGIMSKIKQASMTLAKMYMKRVTMELESNRNTDRESSQDSLLLQGVHFAYRAHQFAGGLDSETLCAFEEIRQRVPGHLAAGSRELLAGIPMAITMKSH
- the LOC112707211 gene encoding INCREASED PETAL GROWTH ANISOTROPY 1-like protein 2 isoform X1, which codes for MQYCSEIFIRNFLGRPNLTETEIMKQKMQPSLSPSPPPPPSPPTTARSFLSKQHNDRSLHSSSPSPTTRLRGSYKARESPKTPPESVVNGVVPVVSSKRAKSVPPDLKNNSKAKRGVVLSNKAKPNEEVVVLGSQKAVEEAKVVVGRFVRSQHGSVEQFARPRRKVIGDSGLSRRIEDEADGVVKKKEKELPEKLEVSENLIKDLKSEVVALKAELDRVKGLNVELESKNKKLSEDLAAAEAKMVAAVGTSGKKEAIGEHQSPKFKDIQKLIADKLERSKVKKEATPEAIFRKASSIPSPTATIHVNNESKSIERKSPPNQCLPPPPPPPLPPSMPSRPLAKLASAQKAPPLVELFHSLKNHDMKRDIKGPLNHPQPVAISAHSSIVGEIQNRSAHLLAIRVDIETKGEFINDLIKKVEDAAYMDIEEVLKFVDWLDGELSSLVDERAVLKHFKWPEKKADAMREAAVEYRELKLLEQEISSYKDDPDIPCGAALKKMASLLDKSELSIQRLIKLRNSVMRSYQAYNIPTAWMLDSGIMSKIKQASMTLAKMYMKRVTMELESNRNTDRESSQDSLLLQGVHFAYRAHQFAGGLDSETLCAFEEIRQRVPGHLAAGSRELLAGIPMAITMKSH
- the LOC112707211 gene encoding INCREASED PETAL GROWTH ANISOTROPY 1-like protein 2 isoform X4, with the translated sequence MNRPNLTETEIMKQKMQPSLSPSPPPPPSPPTTARSFLSKQHNDRSLHSSSPSPTTRLRGSYKARESPKTPPESVVNGVVPVVSSKRAKSVPPDLKNNSKAKRGVVLSNKAKPNEEVVVLGSQKAVEEAKVVVGRFVRSQHGSVEQFARPRRKVIGDSGLSRRIEDEADGVVKKKEKELPEKLEVSENLIKDLKSEVVALKAELDRVKGLNVELESKNKKLSEDLAAAEAKMVAAVGTSGKEAIGEHQSPKFKDIQKLIADKLERSKVKKEATPEAIFRKASSIPSPTATIHVNNESKSIERKSPPNQCLPPPPPPPLPPSMPSRPLAKLASAQKAPPLVELFHSLKNHDMKRDIKGPLNHPQPVAISAHSSIVGEIQNRSAHLLAIRVDIETKGEFINDLIKKVEDAAYMDIEEVLKFVDWLDGELSSLVDERAVLKHFKWPEKKADAMREAAVEYRELKLLEQEISSYKDDPDIPCGAALKKMASLLDKSELSIQRLIKLRNSVMRSYQAYNIPTAWMLDSGIMSKIKQASMTLAKMYMKRVTMELESNRNTDRESSQDSLLLQGVHFAYRAHQFAGGLDSETLCAFEEIRQRVPGHLAAGSRELLAGIPMAITMKSH